In Epilithonimonas zeae, a single window of DNA contains:
- a CDS encoding ROK family protein, with protein MSLIDLSKQIAIGIDIGGTNTKFGLVNHRGEILAKGSIKTEDYKQVEDFIDALYTNIKPLIDEVSNNTTLDGIGVGAPNANYFKGTIELAPNLPWKGVVPFAELMKEKFGVPCKMTNDANAAALGEMMFGAARGMKDFIMITLGTGVGSGIISGGNLIYGHDGFAGELGHTIVKPGGRKHWSTGSEGSLESYASATGIAITAKKFRAEFPDSMLNQYPEESINSKTVFECAEKGDPTAIEVFRYTGQKLGEALANFVMFSSPEAILLFGGVIKAGDFLLKPAKLHMERNLLPIFRSKVKLVFSELDEADAAILGASALVWENK; from the coding sequence ATGTCATTAATTGATTTATCTAAGCAAATAGCAATAGGAATAGATATTGGCGGAACTAATACTAAATTTGGTTTGGTCAACCATCGCGGAGAAATCCTTGCGAAAGGAAGTATAAAAACTGAAGATTACAAGCAGGTAGAAGATTTTATCGATGCTTTGTACACCAATATCAAACCTCTTATAGATGAGGTCTCTAATAATACGACTTTAGATGGGATAGGTGTTGGTGCGCCAAATGCTAATTATTTTAAAGGTACAATTGAATTGGCTCCCAATCTTCCTTGGAAAGGCGTTGTTCCTTTTGCGGAATTGATGAAAGAAAAATTCGGAGTTCCCTGCAAAATGACCAATGATGCTAATGCGGCCGCTCTTGGAGAGATGATGTTCGGAGCAGCAAGAGGGATGAAAGATTTCATAATGATAACACTTGGAACAGGTGTTGGAAGTGGAATCATCAGCGGTGGAAATCTAATCTACGGGCACGATGGATTTGCTGGCGAACTAGGACATACAATTGTGAAACCTGGAGGAAGAAAACACTGGAGCACTGGTTCTGAAGGAAGCTTAGAATCTTACGCTTCTGCAACGGGAATTGCGATTACGGCAAAAAAATTCCGTGCTGAGTTTCCGGATTCTATGCTGAATCAATATCCTGAGGAATCTATCAATTCCAAAACAGTTTTCGAGTGTGCTGAAAAGGGAGACCCAACGGCAATCGAAGTTTTCAGATATACTGGACAAAAATTAGGAGAAGCGCTTGCAAATTTTGTAATGTTCTCTTCTCCAGAAGCAATATTGTTATTTGGTGGTGTTATCAAGGCTGGAGATTTCCTGCTAAAACCTGCCAAATTGCATATGGAAAGAAACCTGCTTCCTATCTTCCGCTCAAAAGTAAAATTGGTTTTCAGTGAGTTGGATGAGGCAGATGCAGCTATATTAGGAGCAAGTGCTCTTGTATGGGAAAATAAATAA
- a CDS encoding PepSY-associated TM helix domain-containing protein — protein MKKKHHHKKKPGVFKKWSAKLHLWFGLSIGILIFIISITGALYVFKDEIENFTRKEYIYHNEQNIESKKVIPIRELEKLVDQQTKEKYPIHWVNVPIDKKMSYQFYWYEHQPDQWNYFDEFPIYKLAYVNPYNGRVLQVYDEKNGFFAIVKSIHWSFLLKQDWGTYVVGIPVVIFLIMLITGIILWWPKNKAARKQRFKFQWKDTTQWKRKNYDFHNILGFYSSIFALILTITGLFYAFFVVQAMIYVVFSGGETVYPDFSKITTKAPIEMRTDKTLDKISDKVIELYPDAFAFSLDLGHPHIDDHEHPHFEVYVKHLSYSYHKSSSLIFDENSGELLHRHDPKDKNFGEKTVAANYDIHVGAILGLPTKIIAFIVSLIIASMPITGFMIWWGRRKKTQTK, from the coding sequence ATGAAGAAAAAACATCATCATAAGAAGAAACCAGGGGTCTTTAAAAAATGGTCAGCCAAACTACATTTGTGGTTTGGCTTATCCATTGGTATCCTGATATTTATTATTTCGATTACAGGAGCTCTTTATGTTTTCAAGGACGAGATAGAAAACTTTACCCGTAAAGAATACATCTACCACAACGAACAAAATATAGAGTCCAAAAAAGTCATTCCGATTCGCGAATTGGAGAAACTGGTAGATCAACAAACCAAAGAAAAATATCCAATCCACTGGGTCAATGTTCCGATTGACAAAAAAATGTCTTATCAGTTTTATTGGTATGAGCATCAGCCGGATCAATGGAATTATTTTGATGAATTTCCGATTTACAAATTAGCTTACGTTAATCCATATAATGGAAGAGTTCTGCAGGTTTATGATGAGAAAAACGGATTCTTTGCCATTGTAAAGTCCATCCACTGGAGTTTTCTTTTGAAACAAGACTGGGGAACTTATGTGGTTGGGATTCCGGTTGTTATATTTTTGATAATGTTAATTACCGGAATTATACTTTGGTGGCCAAAAAACAAAGCCGCAAGAAAACAACGCTTCAAATTCCAATGGAAAGACACAACGCAGTGGAAAAGGAAGAATTATGATTTTCATAATATTCTAGGTTTTTACTCTTCTATTTTTGCTTTGATTCTTACGATTACAGGATTGTTCTACGCTTTCTTTGTGGTTCAGGCAATGATTTACGTCGTATTTTCCGGAGGAGAAACAGTTTATCCTGATTTTTCTAAAATCACGACCAAAGCACCAATTGAAATGAGAACCGACAAAACATTGGATAAAATTTCCGATAAAGTGATTGAGCTTTATCCTGATGCGTTTGCTTTTTCTTTGGACTTAGGACATCCGCATATTGATGATCACGAGCATCCACATTTCGAAGTTTATGTGAAACATCTTTCTTATTCTTATCACAAAAGCAGTAGTTTGATTTTTGATGAGAATTCTGGAGAGCTATTACACAGACACGATCCAAAAGATAAAAATTTTGGAGAAAAAACGGTGGCTGCAAATTACGATATTCACGTTGGAGCTATATTAGGATTGCCAACGAAAATCATTGCTTTTATTGTGAGTTTGATTATTGCATCGATGCCAATTACAGGATTTATGATTTGGTGGGGAAGAAGAAAGAAAACACAAACAAAATAA
- the msrA gene encoding peptide-methionine (S)-S-oxide reductase MsrA, whose protein sequence is MNRYLLLILSFFLINCNGQEKKTKPLTNQKMDKNNLEYATLAGGCFWCVESCFHMLKGVESVTSGYSGGHKDNPTYEEVCTGTTGHAEVVEIAFDPKIISFKQLLEVFWFLHNPTTLNRQGNDIGTQYRSSIFYHSEKQKQEAEESMKESEAKQEWNGKYVTEIVPFKKFWPAEAYHQGYYNANPTQPYCSAVVGPKIQKFKKHFGEMGWLNEKAEN, encoded by the coding sequence ATGAATCGTTATTTATTATTAATACTTAGTTTTTTCCTCATCAACTGCAATGGGCAGGAGAAAAAAACAAAACCTTTAACAAATCAAAAAATGGATAAGAACAATTTGGAATATGCCACTTTGGCAGGCGGATGTTTTTGGTGTGTAGAAAGTTGTTTTCATATGCTGAAAGGCGTAGAATCTGTAACTTCTGGTTATTCTGGAGGTCACAAGGATAACCCAACTTATGAAGAAGTTTGTACCGGAACTACCGGGCATGCAGAAGTGGTAGAAATTGCCTTTGACCCAAAGATTATTTCTTTCAAACAATTATTGGAAGTATTCTGGTTCCTTCATAACCCTACGACGCTTAACAGACAAGGAAATGATATTGGAACGCAATACAGATCATCAATTTTCTATCATTCTGAAAAGCAAAAACAAGAGGCGGAAGAATCGATGAAAGAATCTGAAGCAAAGCAGGAATGGAACGGAAAATATGTAACAGAGATTGTCCCTTTCAAAAAATTCTGGCCTGCGGAAGCTTACCACCAGGGCTATTATAATGCTAATCCAACTCAGCCATATTGTAGTGCTGTCGTGGGACCAAAAATTCAAAAATTCAAAAAACATTTTGGAGAAATGGGTTGGCTAAACGAAAAAGCGGAGAATTAA
- a CDS encoding TonB-dependent receptor, which yields MSRPSTFWGKAIFVFFILSFTFSFAQNSIYGKILDSINNKSISGVKISSKSDRNLSIQTDQNGNFVLNNIDSFPFELKIQKKSFETRFVSIKEIPTDTLFIKLLPNDVVITEVVVTARRREETAQQVPIPINVISGKKAEETGAFNVNRLKEFVPSVQFYSSTPRNTSLSIRGLGSTYGLTNDGLDPGVGFYVDGVYYARPAATTLDFVDIERIEVLRGPQGTLFGKNTTAGTFNVTTKQPSFTTGGTAEISYGNYGFIQAKTSVTGAITDKFANRFSASGTHRDGTIYNSRTNQELNDINSIAIRDQLLYKPNENLKFILTGDYNRLRANGYAQVIAGVVATKRAAYRQFNNIISDLGYTLPKIDPFNRTVDTDTPWKAEQDMGGLSLNVEYNLGKGKITSTSAWRFWNWNPSNDRDFTGLAALAKSQAPSKHQQWSQEIRWSGNISEKLSGVFGVFGIWQRLRADKNGQIEEAGKDQWRFSLNSTDPLVVDRWKTPGLLEGYGIKSYPSLNSFSGAVFGQLDWAFTEKFSLLPGIRINYDKKEIDFKRITYGGLEISDDNPDKDALQAIKTSVYSNQEFNASIDDTNFSGQLTLAYKPTKNYNLFGTFSTGFKPVGLNLGGLPTDNGRVMTELAVVKPERILHYEIGLKSQPLKNLIFNLTVYNSDIKDYQIQVQAESLQLNRGYLANAQKVQVRGIETDISYTFNNFYFFTNLAYTEAIYKKFTNAPPALEDTGGVNYVDISGGVLPGVSKWAGSTGGEFNFAGKFLKYEGDYFFALDSYYRSTFSSSPTPSKFMNVAGYALFNTRFGFRVRQGVTTYIWVRNIFNRDYFEQLLPGAGNAGHYAGVLGDPRTFGLTIKVSF from the coding sequence ATGAGCAGACCTTCGACTTTTTGGGGAAAGGCAATCTTTGTCTTTTTCATTTTGTCATTCACATTTTCTTTTGCACAAAATTCCATCTACGGAAAAATTCTTGACAGCATTAATAATAAATCTATCAGCGGTGTAAAAATATCATCGAAATCGGATAGGAATTTATCAATACAAACAGACCAAAATGGAAATTTTGTCTTGAACAATATCGATTCATTTCCTTTCGAATTAAAAATCCAGAAAAAAAGTTTCGAAACAAGATTCGTATCAATAAAAGAAATACCTACAGATACTTTATTCATAAAACTTCTTCCAAATGATGTTGTAATCACAGAAGTTGTTGTAACGGCAAGAAGAAGAGAAGAGACTGCACAGCAAGTTCCGATTCCTATCAATGTAATATCAGGGAAAAAAGCGGAAGAAACGGGCGCTTTCAATGTCAATCGATTGAAAGAATTTGTTCCATCTGTTCAATTTTACAGCTCAACGCCTAGAAACACAAGTCTCAGCATCCGAGGTTTGGGCTCAACTTATGGTTTGACGAATGACGGACTTGACCCAGGTGTAGGGTTTTACGTTGACGGTGTTTATTATGCAAGACCTGCAGCTACAACTTTAGATTTTGTCGATATAGAAAGAATCGAAGTTTTGCGAGGCCCGCAGGGAACTTTGTTTGGAAAAAATACAACTGCAGGAACTTTCAATGTTACGACAAAACAGCCAAGTTTTACAACTGGAGGAACAGCTGAAATCAGTTATGGAAATTATGGTTTCATTCAGGCAAAAACTTCTGTAACTGGAGCAATTACGGATAAATTTGCGAACAGGTTTTCTGCATCAGGAACTCACAGAGACGGAACAATTTATAATTCAAGAACCAATCAGGAGCTTAATGATATTAATTCAATCGCCATCAGAGACCAATTATTATACAAACCGAATGAAAATCTGAAATTCATTCTAACCGGAGATTACAATAGATTAAGAGCCAACGGATATGCGCAGGTCATTGCCGGAGTTGTAGCGACCAAAAGAGCGGCTTACAGACAATTCAATAATATAATTTCTGACCTTGGCTATACTTTGCCAAAAATCGACCCATTTAACAGAACTGTTGATACAGACACACCTTGGAAAGCTGAGCAAGATATGGGCGGACTTTCTTTGAATGTTGAATATAATCTCGGAAAAGGAAAAATTACTTCCACCTCAGCCTGGAGATTCTGGAATTGGAATCCTTCAAATGATAGAGATTTCACAGGACTTGCAGCTTTGGCAAAATCACAAGCACCAAGTAAGCATCAGCAATGGAGTCAGGAAATCCGTTGGTCCGGAAACATCAGTGAAAAATTGAGTGGTGTTTTTGGAGTGTTTGGAATTTGGCAAAGATTAAGAGCCGATAAAAACGGACAAATTGAAGAAGCAGGAAAAGACCAATGGCGTTTCTCTTTGAACTCAACAGACCCATTAGTAGTTGATAGATGGAAAACACCCGGACTATTGGAAGGATACGGAATCAAGTCTTATCCAAGTCTCAATTCCTTCAGTGGAGCAGTGTTTGGACAACTGGATTGGGCTTTTACCGAAAAATTTAGTTTATTACCTGGAATTAGAATTAATTATGATAAAAAAGAAATTGATTTCAAAAGAATCACTTATGGAGGATTGGAAATTTCTGATGATAACCCTGACAAAGATGCTCTGCAAGCAATTAAAACTTCAGTTTACAGCAATCAGGAGTTCAATGCATCAATTGATGATACTAATTTTTCTGGTCAATTGACTTTAGCTTATAAACCAACTAAAAATTATAATCTTTTCGGAACTTTTTCAACTGGCTTTAAACCTGTTGGACTTAATCTTGGAGGACTTCCTACGGACAACGGAAGAGTAATGACAGAACTTGCTGTTGTAAAACCAGAAAGAATTCTACATTATGAAATCGGGCTTAAATCTCAACCACTTAAAAATTTGATTTTCAATTTAACGGTTTATAATTCTGATATCAAGGATTATCAGATACAAGTTCAGGCAGAAAGTTTGCAACTTAACAGAGGTTATCTTGCCAATGCACAAAAAGTACAAGTTCGAGGCATTGAAACTGATATTTCTTATACATTCAACAACTTTTATTTCTTCACGAATTTGGCTTATACAGAAGCGATTTATAAAAAATTTACCAATGCGCCGCCAGCTTTGGAAGATACAGGCGGTGTCAATTATGTTGATATTTCAGGTGGTGTTTTGCCTGGAGTTTCAAAATGGGCAGGTTCAACAGGTGGAGAATTTAATTTTGCAGGAAAATTCTTGAAATATGAAGGGGATTATTTCTTTGCTTTGGACAGTTATTATCGTTCAACTTTTTCATCCAGTCCGACTCCGTCTAAATTTATGAATGTTGCCGGATATGCTTTATTCAATACAAGATTTGGTTTCCGAGTGAGACAAGGCGTTACAACATATATATGGGTAAGAAATATTTTTAACAGAGATTATTTTGAACAATTGCTTCCAGGAGCTGGGAACGCCGGACATTACGCTGGCGTTTTGGGAGACCCAAGAACTTTTGGATTAACGATAAAAGTCAGCTTCTAA
- a CDS encoding rhomboid family intramembrane serine protease: MFLKSFNLRSILVPIIMLVLMWSFFLLQNIGFFQGCNGALIPLMPEGLKGVLLAPLLHGSLDHIIGNSMPIAILLFLLFEFYSKIAFRVFFIGWIAAGLLVWMLPPIDITTGEWNYSCIIGASGLVYMLAFFIFFSGVFRWNMKLLTISMVVALYYGSLIWGIFPEEFFSNLEEPSRISWQSHLAGSITGVILSIIFRKIGDKKKKYIWEFPNYYNEKDDKIWQEYMANHPEDFEELPQLKQESIWDYLDEIRKREK; the protein is encoded by the coding sequence ATGTTTTTAAAATCCTTCAATTTGCGATCTATTTTAGTACCAATTATTATGTTGGTTCTGATGTGGAGTTTTTTCCTGTTACAAAACATTGGATTTTTCCAAGGTTGTAATGGAGCTTTGATTCCTCTGATGCCGGAAGGACTAAAAGGCGTTCTCCTCGCTCCACTTTTACACGGAAGTCTGGATCACATTATCGGAAACTCTATGCCGATTGCGATTCTCTTATTTTTACTTTTCGAATTTTATTCTAAAATAGCATTCCGTGTTTTTTTTATTGGCTGGATTGCAGCAGGATTATTGGTTTGGATGTTGCCTCCTATTGATATTACTACCGGAGAATGGAACTACAGCTGTATTATTGGCGCCAGCGGATTGGTTTACATGTTGGCATTTTTCATTTTTTTCAGTGGTGTTTTCCGTTGGAATATGAAATTACTGACCATTTCTATGGTTGTAGCTTTGTATTATGGAAGTTTGATTTGGGGAATTTTTCCGGAAGAATTTTTCTCCAATCTGGAAGAGCCGAGCAGAATCAGTTGGCAATCACATTTAGCAGGAAGTATTACTGGAGTTATTTTGTCAATTATTTTCAGAAAAATTGGCGATAAAAAAAAGAAATACATCTGGGAATTCCCTAATTATTATAACGAAAAGGATGATAAAATCTGGCAAGAGTATATGGCCAATCATCCCGAAGATTTCGAAGAATTACCTCAATTGAAACAAGAATCTATTTGGGATTATCTGGATGAAATTCGGAAAAGAGAAAAATAA
- a CDS encoding TonB-dependent siderophore receptor, with translation MKKLIVSAVVLTSTFAYAQENDTINKASDIDEVVVHGYITRDRESVNKMPLKEIENPQVYNTVNKNVIAEQVVTNFNDALKNVTGIARLWESTGRGNDGGEYYTMRGFSLQPTLVNGMPSLSNGTLDPAGIETIEAIKGPSGTLYGGSVISYGGLINVITKKPYNYFGGEVNYINGSYGLNRISADVNTPLSKNLFARVNAAYQKNNTFQDAGFNESFYIAPSVKFVANDRLTFYVNTEIKTAESSNAPMIFLNRYAPLSFNSIGIFKENYKKSYTSDDLTINNNSFNLQASAIYKISDNWTSKTIVSRSNTKSNGYYQYLWDQSNGGDFERFISKVGGETNTTGIQQNFNANFNIGNLKNKLLIGLDYFQRDFIQAGTGYVGYGMVNLINQSDTKAGLLSKAGVDARLAGTSGNPEEPAASQLPSNAEAKIYSAYVSDVVNILPNLSAMLSLRADHFTGRADAYATEDSKAKTTFSPKFGLVYQPIQDKVSIFGNYMNGFQYIGPQSITDAGGQPTNELRYFDPEHANQWEIGTKANLAGDKFSITASYYDINVKNKVMGNGVGTTQGGEVDSKGFEVSVLGSPIPGMNLIAGYSYNDSNVVKGDEGYPGNRTEEAGPKNLINFWGTYKIQKGSLENFGIGFGGNSASRFYTLNRGNIGAFPLPSYIIMNASLSYTESKYSIILKLDNIANKKYFSGWSTVTPQRLRTLSLSLNYKF, from the coding sequence ATGAAGAAACTAATTGTGAGTGCTGTGGTTTTAACTTCCACTTTCGCTTATGCTCAGGAAAATGATACGATTAATAAAGCCAGTGATATAGATGAAGTTGTGGTTCACGGTTATATCACCAGAGACAGAGAATCTGTAAATAAGATGCCTTTGAAGGAAATCGAAAACCCTCAGGTTTACAATACGGTTAATAAAAATGTTATTGCAGAGCAAGTTGTTACGAACTTCAATGATGCTCTTAAAAACGTGACTGGTATTGCAAGATTGTGGGAATCTACTGGTAGAGGAAATGATGGTGGGGAATATTACACAATGAGAGGTTTCTCTCTTCAGCCAACTTTGGTTAACGGAATGCCAAGTTTAAGTAATGGAACACTTGATCCTGCAGGAATTGAAACTATCGAAGCTATCAAAGGACCATCTGGAACTCTATACGGCGGAAGTGTGATTTCTTATGGAGGATTAATTAATGTAATCACTAAAAAACCATATAATTACTTCGGTGGAGAAGTGAATTATATTAATGGAAGTTATGGTCTCAACAGAATTAGTGCTGATGTTAATACGCCATTAAGCAAAAATCTATTTGCAAGAGTGAATGCTGCTTATCAGAAAAACAACACTTTCCAGGATGCTGGTTTTAACGAATCTTTCTATATCGCTCCTTCTGTGAAATTTGTGGCGAATGACAGATTAACATTCTATGTAAATACGGAAATCAAGACTGCTGAGTCTTCAAATGCTCCAATGATTTTCTTGAATAGATATGCACCACTTTCTTTTAATTCGATCGGCATTTTCAAAGAAAATTATAAAAAATCTTACACTAGCGATGATTTGACAATTAATAATAATTCTTTTAATTTGCAAGCAAGCGCTATTTATAAAATATCAGACAATTGGACTTCAAAAACAATTGTTTCCAGAAGTAATACAAAAAGTAACGGATATTATCAGTATCTATGGGATCAATCTAACGGTGGAGATTTCGAGAGATTCATATCTAAAGTAGGTGGAGAGACGAATACGACAGGAATACAACAAAACTTTAATGCCAATTTTAACATTGGTAATCTTAAAAATAAATTGCTAATTGGTCTAGATTATTTCCAAAGAGATTTTATTCAAGCTGGAACTGGATATGTGGGTTATGGAATGGTTAATTTAATCAACCAAAGCGATACAAAAGCAGGTCTTTTATCAAAAGCAGGAGTGGACGCACGATTAGCAGGTACATCTGGAAATCCTGAAGAACCCGCTGCATCTCAATTGCCTAGTAATGCAGAAGCAAAGATCTACAGTGCTTATGTGTCTGATGTTGTGAATATCCTTCCAAATTTATCAGCTATGTTAAGTCTAAGAGCAGACCATTTTACAGGAAGAGCAGATGCTTATGCAACCGAAGACTCTAAAGCAAAAACTACTTTCTCTCCTAAATTTGGTCTGGTTTATCAACCTATCCAAGATAAGGTTTCAATTTTTGGTAATTATATGAATGGTTTCCAATATATTGGTCCTCAAAGCATAACAGATGCTGGTGGACAACCTACAAATGAATTAAGATATTTTGATCCGGAGCACGCAAATCAGTGGGAAATTGGAACTAAAGCAAATTTAGCCGGTGACAAATTCTCTATTACTGCAAGTTATTACGATATCAATGTAAAAAACAAGGTAATGGGTAATGGTGTAGGTACTACTCAAGGAGGAGAAGTAGATAGTAAAGGTTTTGAAGTAAGTGTTTTAGGAAGTCCAATTCCTGGAATGAACTTGATTGCGGGGTACAGTTATAATGATAGTAATGTTGTAAAAGGAGACGAAGGATATCCTGGCAACAGAACGGAAGAAGCAGGACCTAAAAACTTGATCAATTTCTGGGGAACTTATAAAATCCAAAAAGGATCTCTCGAAAATTTTGGAATTGGTTTCGGTGGTAATTCTGCCAGCAGATTTTATACACTAAACCGAGGAAACATTGGTGCTTTCCCACTTCCGAGCTACATCATTATGAATGCTTCACTTTCTTATACAGAAAGCAAATACAGCATCATCCTGAAATTAGATAACATTGCCAACAAGAAGTATTTCTCTGGTTGGTCAACAGTTACACCGCAGAGACTTAGAACTCTATCTCTAAGCCTGAATTACAAATTCTAA
- a CDS encoding DUF3078 domain-containing protein, which translates to MKKVLLSVSLLFALSSYAQEQPVQDSTKAWSIIGQNTLMLNQSAFSNWVAGGANNIGWQAGVNYNMTYEKDKDLWENLIILGYGMNNTQGVGNRKTQDVINLSTNYGRKISGNWYASVGAGLISQFAPGYEDGNNPEASKISNFMSPGYVNVGAGFTYKPSDNFTMTLRPANARFTFVLDKDLQWAGNYGLKNDGDSMLFQFGFLGTAQYKVKLMENITLQNNASVFSNYLDHPERLVLSYSGILNMKVNKYISTNVTLDLLYDHNQIKKTQLKQTLGIGLAYNIDNGQKRSENKRNQEWKTK; encoded by the coding sequence ATGAAGAAAGTTCTATTATCAGTAAGCCTTTTATTCGCCTTAAGTTCCTATGCACAAGAACAGCCTGTGCAAGATTCTACCAAAGCTTGGTCTATTATCGGACAAAATACATTAATGCTCAATCAATCGGCATTTTCCAATTGGGTTGCCGGTGGTGCTAATAATATTGGCTGGCAGGCTGGAGTCAATTACAATATGACTTATGAGAAAGACAAAGATCTTTGGGAAAATCTCATTATTCTTGGTTATGGGATGAATAATACCCAAGGCGTAGGAAACCGGAAAACGCAGGATGTGATTAATCTTTCTACCAATTATGGGCGCAAAATTTCTGGAAATTGGTATGCCTCAGTTGGGGCTGGGTTGATTTCTCAATTTGCTCCAGGTTACGAGGATGGTAATAATCCCGAAGCTTCCAAAATATCCAATTTTATGTCTCCTGGCTATGTTAATGTGGGAGCAGGTTTTACTTATAAACCCAGCGATAATTTCACAATGACATTGCGGCCTGCCAACGCAAGATTTACTTTTGTTTTGGACAAAGATTTGCAATGGGCAGGGAATTATGGACTGAAGAATGACGGCGATTCTATGCTGTTCCAATTTGGTTTCTTGGGGACGGCGCAGTACAAAGTAAAGTTGATGGAAAATATTACATTGCAAAACAATGCTTCGGTTTTTTCTAATTATCTAGACCATCCGGAAAGACTGGTTTTGTCCTATTCCGGAATTCTGAATATGAAAGTCAACAAGTACATATCGACCAACGTCACTTTGGATCTATTGTATGATCATAATCAAATCAAGAAAACACAGTTGAAGCAAACCTTAGGAATTGGTTTGGCTTATAATATTGATAATGGGCAAAAGCGTTCGGAAAACAAACGTAATCAGGAATGGAAAACGAAATAA
- a CDS encoding DUF3078 domain-containing protein has protein sequence MKKVLVLFILLLGIFFNAQVTDYQKIIDSIGQKKWDSTSIDLDSLSNPRIIDIKSLKRDEVQINNSVVIVPNNDASPLTPSSILTLPTLKRWFIFGQNTLVFNQSSFANWYAGGNNNIGVIGKVNYNIVYKKDKHYLDNNIQLGYGFVSSTGQSTRKTDDYINIMTNYGYELAQHYYLSTGFQFLSQFTPGFNYSATPDPVYDNRISKFMAPGYLNLGIGLSYNPNENFQLIVRPLNGKFTFVLDKKLQTKGNYGLERDGQSMRAEVGTMVNVLYKIKLFKDATYVNQINFFSNYLEHSERVDINYSGALNLKFNKYITTSVTVDVMYDHDQIQKVQRKQTLGVGVTYNLGYKVDRDSNTGVIKPFIN, from the coding sequence ATGAAAAAGGTATTGGTGTTGTTTATCCTATTATTAGGCATTTTCTTTAATGCACAGGTAACTGATTATCAGAAAATCATCGACTCTATCGGTCAAAAAAAATGGGACTCTACATCTATAGATCTTGATAGTCTTTCCAATCCGAGGATTATTGATATCAAATCTTTGAAAAGAGATGAAGTGCAAATCAATAATAGCGTTGTGATTGTTCCTAACAATGATGCAAGCCCGCTAACACCATCATCTATTTTGACTTTACCTACATTGAAACGTTGGTTTATATTTGGGCAAAATACTTTAGTTTTCAACCAGTCATCATTTGCCAATTGGTATGCTGGAGGGAATAACAATATTGGTGTCATTGGAAAGGTGAATTACAATATTGTCTATAAAAAAGATAAACATTATCTCGATAATAATATCCAGTTAGGTTACGGTTTTGTTTCTTCTACAGGTCAATCTACCAGAAAAACAGATGATTACATCAACATTATGACCAATTACGGCTATGAGTTGGCGCAGCATTATTATTTGTCAACCGGTTTTCAGTTTCTATCACAGTTCACGCCGGGATTCAATTATTCTGCAACACCAGATCCGGTTTATGATAACAGAATTTCTAAATTTATGGCGCCAGGTTACCTTAATTTAGGTATTGGTCTTTCATATAACCCCAATGAAAATTTCCAGTTGATTGTTCGTCCTTTGAATGGGAAATTCACCTTCGTATTGGATAAAAAACTTCAAACCAAAGGCAACTATGGTTTGGAAAGAGACGGGCAAAGTATGAGAGCTGAGGTTGGTACAATGGTGAATGTTCTTTATAAAATTAAACTTTTCAAAGATGCAACCTATGTGAACCAAATCAATTTCTTCAGTAATTATCTGGAACATTCGGAAAGAGTTGATATCAATTACAGCGGCGCTCTTAATCTAAAATTCAACAAGTACATTACGACTTCTGTAACGGTAGATGTAATGTATGATCACGACCAGATTCAGAAAGTACAAAGAAAGCAAACGTTAGGAGTTGGCGTTACTTATAATCTGGGTTATAAGGTTGACAGAGATAGCAATACAGGTGTTATAAAGCCATTCATTAACTAA